In one window of Pseudomonas chlororaphis subsp. chlororaphis DNA:
- a CDS encoding TauD/TfdA dioxygenase family protein, with the protein MSVPSPSAAPIAAQAFDIRPFSGAVGAEIVGLDLARPVNDQDFARIHRAHLDHHVVVFRDQRITPEQQIAFSRRFGVLQIHVLKQFLLAGHPEILIVSNIIENGQSIGLGDAGKFWHSDLSYKELPSLGSMLHAQELPAEGGDTLFADMHKAWDSLPEALRKAVDGRSAAHSYTARYSETKFEGNWRPTLTPEQLAQVREVVHPVVRTHPENGRKALFVSEGFTTRIVGLPEDESRQLLAELYAHSVLPENIYRHPWQPHDLVFWDNRSLIHLAAGCPSHLRRKLYRTTIQGDAPY; encoded by the coding sequence ATGTCCGTACCCTCTCCAAGTGCCGCGCCCATCGCCGCACAAGCTTTTGATATCCGCCCGTTCAGCGGCGCCGTCGGTGCCGAGATCGTCGGCCTGGACCTGGCCCGGCCGGTCAACGACCAGGACTTCGCGCGCATTCACCGCGCGCACCTGGATCATCACGTCGTGGTGTTCCGCGACCAGCGCATCACCCCCGAACAACAGATCGCCTTCAGCCGCCGTTTCGGCGTGCTGCAGATCCACGTGCTCAAACAGTTCCTGCTGGCCGGGCACCCGGAAATCCTCATCGTTTCCAACATCATCGAAAACGGCCAGTCCATCGGCCTGGGGGACGCCGGCAAGTTCTGGCATTCCGACCTCTCCTACAAGGAACTGCCGAGCCTGGGCTCGATGCTGCACGCCCAGGAGCTGCCAGCCGAGGGCGGCGACACCTTGTTCGCCGACATGCACAAAGCCTGGGACAGCCTGCCCGAAGCGTTGCGTAAGGCGGTCGATGGCCGCTCTGCCGCGCACTCCTACACCGCGCGCTACAGCGAGACCAAGTTCGAGGGCAACTGGCGCCCGACCCTGACCCCGGAGCAACTGGCCCAGGTCCGGGAAGTGGTGCACCCGGTCGTGCGCACCCATCCGGAAAACGGTCGCAAGGCGCTGTTCGTCAGCGAAGGCTTCACCACCCGCATCGTCGGCCTGCCGGAAGACGAGAGCCGCCAGCTGCTGGCCGAGCTCTACGCCCACAGCGTGCTGCCGGAAAACATCTACCGCCACCCATGGCAGCCCCATGACCTGGTGTTCTGGGACAACCGCTCGCTGATCCACCTGGCCGCCGGCTGCCCCAGCCATCTGCGCCGCAAGCTTTATCGCACCACCATCCAGGGCGACGCCCCTTACTGA
- a CDS encoding ABC transporter permease, which translates to MSHSSPVRQEYKVVLEPLLAVPLERELPLGQRLWQQGWLRKSLILIVLALLWEAVARYQNNDLLLPSFLQTASALYDGLLSGELLGKVGISLVVLLKGYLIGIVLAFALTTLAVSTQVGRDLLSTLTSMFNPLPAIALLPLALLWFGLGENSLIFVLVHSVLWALALNTYAGFLGVSETLRMAGRNYGLKGMRFVLFILIPAALPSILAGLKIGWAFAWRTLIAAELVFGATSGKGGLGWYIFQNRNELYTDKVFAGLAVVILIGLLVENLVFDTLERVTVKRWGMQR; encoded by the coding sequence ATGAGCCATTCATCACCTGTTCGCCAGGAATACAAAGTTGTCCTCGAACCCCTGCTGGCGGTGCCGCTGGAGCGTGAATTGCCGCTGGGTCAGCGCCTGTGGCAACAAGGCTGGCTGCGCAAGAGCCTGATCCTGATCGTGCTGGCGCTGCTCTGGGAGGCCGTGGCCCGCTACCAGAACAACGACCTGCTGCTACCGAGCTTTTTGCAGACCGCCAGCGCGCTGTACGACGGCCTGCTCAGCGGCGAGCTGCTGGGCAAGGTCGGCATCTCCCTGGTCGTGCTGCTCAAGGGCTACCTGATCGGCATCGTCCTGGCCTTTGCCCTGACCACCCTGGCGGTGTCGACCCAGGTGGGCCGCGACCTGCTGAGCACCCTGACCTCGATGTTCAACCCGCTGCCGGCCATCGCCCTGTTGCCGCTGGCCCTGCTGTGGTTCGGCCTGGGGGAGAACAGCTTGATCTTCGTGCTGGTGCATTCGGTGCTCTGGGCCCTGGCCCTGAATACCTACGCCGGCTTTCTCGGGGTCTCGGAAACCCTGCGCATGGCCGGGCGCAACTACGGGCTCAAGGGCATGCGCTTCGTGCTGTTCATCCTGATCCCGGCGGCGCTGCCGTCGATCCTCGCCGGCCTGAAAATCGGCTGGGCCTTCGCCTGGCGCACCCTGATCGCCGCCGAACTGGTGTTCGGCGCCACCAGCGGCAAGGGCGGCCTGGGCTGGTACATCTTCCAGAACCGCAACGAGCTGTACACCGACAAAGTCTTCGCCGGCCTGGCGGTGGTGATCCTGATCGGCCTGCTGGTGGAGAACCTGGTGTTCGACACCCTGGAGCGGGTCACCGTGAAACGCTGGGGCATGCAACGCTGA
- a CDS encoding LysR family transcriptional regulator has product MQLPDMNLLVALDALLDEGSVVGAARRMNLSPAAMSRTLTRIREALGDPILVRAGRGLVPTPKAQELRGQVRDLVEQAALVFRSGDQVDLSTLRRRFNVRANDFFVGVYGGRLIDTLERQAPHCELRFVPEGDGDDEALREGRIDLRISNTRPLTPEVKVQNLFSTTFVGLVREHHPLLDEEITAERFAAFPHISMSRRGIARGPIDVALGDLGLQRRVPLIAPSFHAAMFMLPDSDLILPVPKETLLSVSRLGLHLRSFALPIPLPTLVLTQAWHPRYDKDPAHKWFRETLRASCNETWHAAQP; this is encoded by the coding sequence ATGCAACTCCCGGACATGAACCTTTTGGTCGCCCTCGACGCCCTGCTCGACGAGGGCAGCGTGGTCGGCGCGGCGCGGCGCATGAACCTCAGCCCGGCGGCCATGAGCCGGACCCTCACGCGGATCCGCGAGGCACTGGGCGATCCGATCCTGGTGCGCGCCGGCCGCGGCCTGGTGCCCACGCCCAAGGCCCAAGAGCTGCGCGGCCAGGTACGTGACCTGGTGGAGCAGGCGGCGCTGGTGTTCCGTTCCGGCGATCAGGTCGACCTGAGCACCCTGCGTCGACGCTTCAATGTGCGCGCCAACGACTTTTTCGTCGGCGTCTATGGCGGCCGCCTGATCGACACCCTGGAGCGCCAGGCGCCCCATTGCGAACTGCGTTTCGTCCCGGAGGGCGATGGCGACGACGAGGCGCTGCGCGAAGGGCGGATCGACCTGCGCATCAGCAACACCCGGCCGCTGACCCCGGAAGTGAAGGTGCAGAACCTGTTCTCCACCACCTTTGTCGGCCTGGTGCGCGAGCATCATCCGTTGCTCGACGAGGAGATCACCGCCGAGCGTTTTGCCGCCTTCCCGCACATCAGCATGTCCCGGCGCGGCATCGCCCGCGGGCCGATCGATGTGGCGCTTGGCGACCTGGGCCTGCAGCGCCGGGTGCCGCTGATCGCGCCGAGCTTCCATGCCGCGATGTTCATGCTGCCGGACTCGGACCTGATCCTGCCGGTGCCCAAGGAAACCCTGCTCAGCGTGTCGCGCCTGGGCCTGCACCTGCGTTCCTTCGCCTTGCCGATTCCCCTGCCGACCCTGGTGCTGACCCAGGCCTGGCACCCGCGCTACGACAAGGACCCGGCGCACAAATGGTTCCGCGAAACCCTGCGCGCCTCCTGCAACGAAACCTGGCACGCCGCCCAGCCCTGA
- a CDS encoding HlyD family type I secretion periplasmic adaptor subunit, with amino-acid sequence MLLKSGFKDSILRYFKGTESLHDQPLPEVNKALIEDAPRVIRLTIWGIIGFFLFLLLWANFAVIDEVTKGEGKAIPSSKVQKIQNLEGGIVSELFVKEGQIVEAGAPLIRLDDTRFKSNVGETEADRLSMLLRVERLSAEIDNRELNFPADAMAAVPGQAASEKSLYESRRQQLHDEVGGLQEQLIQKQQELREFTSKQAQYRQQLSLQRQEIAMSEPLVAQGAVSPVEVLRLKRAEVETRGQLDATTLAIPRAESAIKEVQRKVDETRGKFRSEALTQLNEARTELNKASATGKALEDRVSRTLVTSPVRGIVKQLMVNTIGGVIQPGSDMVEIVPLDDTLLVEAKIRPQDIAFLHPGQEAVVKFTAYDYTIYGGLKAKLEQIGADTITDEDKKTTYYVIKLRTDRSHLGTDEKPLLIIPGMVASVDIITGKKSVLSYLLKPIIRARAEALHER; translated from the coding sequence GTGTTGCTTAAATCCGGTTTCAAAGACTCGATCCTGCGCTACTTCAAAGGCACCGAATCGCTGCACGACCAACCCCTGCCCGAGGTCAACAAGGCGCTGATCGAGGATGCGCCGCGGGTTATCCGCCTGACCATCTGGGGCATCATCGGCTTCTTCCTGTTCCTGCTGCTGTGGGCCAACTTCGCGGTGATCGACGAAGTGACCAAGGGCGAGGGCAAGGCGATCCCGTCGTCCAAGGTGCAGAAAATCCAGAACCTGGAAGGCGGCATCGTCTCCGAACTGTTCGTCAAGGAAGGGCAGATCGTCGAAGCCGGCGCCCCGCTGATCCGCCTGGACGACACGCGCTTCAAGTCCAACGTCGGCGAGACCGAGGCCGATCGCCTGTCGATGCTGCTGCGGGTCGAGCGCCTGAGCGCGGAGATCGACAACCGAGAACTGAATTTCCCGGCCGATGCCATGGCCGCCGTGCCTGGCCAGGCGGCCAGCGAAAAGTCGCTGTATGAAAGCCGTCGCCAGCAGTTGCACGACGAAGTCGGCGGCCTGCAGGAACAACTGATCCAGAAGCAGCAGGAACTGCGCGAGTTCACCTCCAAGCAGGCGCAGTACCGCCAGCAACTGAGCCTGCAGCGCCAGGAAATCGCCATGTCCGAGCCGCTGGTGGCCCAGGGCGCGGTGTCGCCGGTGGAAGTGCTGCGGCTCAAGCGCGCCGAAGTCGAGACCCGTGGGCAACTGGACGCCACCACCCTGGCGATTCCCCGTGCCGAATCGGCGATCAAGGAAGTCCAGCGCAAGGTCGACGAAACCCGCGGCAAGTTCCGCAGCGAAGCCCTGACCCAGCTCAACGAGGCGCGCACCGAACTGAACAAGGCCAGCGCCACCGGCAAGGCCCTGGAAGACCGGGTCAGCCGGACCCTGGTCACCTCGCCGGTGCGCGGCATCGTCAAGCAACTGATGGTCAACACCATCGGCGGCGTGATCCAGCCGGGCAGCGACATGGTGGAGATCGTGCCGCTGGACGACACCCTGCTGGTGGAAGCGAAGATCCGTCCGCAGGACATCGCCTTCCTGCACCCGGGGCAGGAAGCGGTGGTCAAGTTCACCGCCTATGACTACACCATCTACGGCGGCCTGAAGGCCAAGCTGGAACAGATCGGCGCCGACACCATCACCGACGAAGACAAGAAGACCACCTACTACGTGATCAAGCTGCGCACCGACCGCAGCCACCTGGGCACCGATGAAAAGCCGTTGCTGATCATCCCCGGCATGGTCGCCTCGGTGGACATCATCACCGGCAAGAAAAGCGTGCTCAGCTACCTGCTCAAGCCGATCATCCGCGCCCGTGCCGAGGCGCTGCACGAGCGTTAA
- a CDS encoding TolC family outer membrane protein — protein sequence MRPQLFKALPFVLAASFAQAQTLPEAMQKALDVHPEIQAAVNSRLAADYQLKAAKGGYLPRVDLLGGYGREGTDSPTTRAGSSNHWETLNRSESSLRLQQMVFDGFATSSEVGRQQATVNSRAYSLLGTSERTALTVAQVYLDVLTRREFVRLAEDNMRNHERIYDQIQLRTQRGVGSRADLDQAEARMAQARNNLITEQTNLADAQTNYLSAVGQMPDQLERPVGFMALLPASLDEAQRQMLENSPILRSAESDIVAAEKQYEAAKSTFYPRFDAELGRTADNNLDGIDGHNNEWQAMLRMRFNLFAGGSNKADLESKAYQSTQALDIRNNALRVLNEELGLAWNALNNANAQVPIAQQYVDRSASVREAYQKQFSLGERTLLDLLDSENELFTASRRLAEIKNIQLFTQYRIKATMGELLKSQGVVAPMASVVQNDVKPKVQLPGMN from the coding sequence ATGCGTCCGCAGTTGTTCAAAGCCTTACCCTTCGTACTCGCCGCCAGTTTCGCCCAAGCACAAACCCTGCCCGAAGCCATGCAGAAAGCGCTGGATGTCCATCCGGAAATCCAGGCTGCGGTGAACAGCCGCCTGGCAGCCGATTACCAGCTCAAAGCGGCCAAGGGCGGCTATTTGCCGCGGGTCGATTTGCTGGGCGGTTATGGTCGTGAAGGCACCGACAGCCCGACCACCCGTGCAGGATCGAGCAATCACTGGGAGACGCTGAACCGCAGCGAGTCAAGTTTACGTCTCCAGCAAATGGTTTTTGACGGTTTTGCCACCTCCAGCGAGGTGGGGCGTCAACAAGCCACCGTCAATTCCCGGGCGTACTCGTTGCTGGGCACTTCCGAGCGCACCGCGCTGACCGTGGCCCAGGTGTACCTGGATGTGTTGACCCGGCGCGAGTTCGTGCGCCTGGCCGAAGACAACATGCGCAATCACGAGCGCATCTACGATCAGATCCAGCTGCGCACCCAGCGTGGCGTCGGCAGCCGCGCCGACCTCGACCAGGCGGAAGCGCGCATGGCCCAGGCGCGCAACAACCTGATCACCGAACAGACCAACCTGGCCGATGCCCAGACCAACTACCTCAGCGCCGTCGGCCAGATGCCGGACCAGCTGGAGCGCCCGGTCGGCTTCATGGCCCTGCTGCCGGCCAGCCTCGACGAAGCCCAGCGCCAGATGCTGGAAAACAGCCCGATCCTGCGTTCGGCCGAATCCGACATCGTCGCCGCCGAGAAGCAGTACGAAGCCGCCAAGTCGACCTTCTACCCGCGTTTCGATGCCGAGCTTGGGCGTACCGCCGACAACAACCTGGACGGCATCGACGGCCACAACAACGAATGGCAGGCCATGCTGCGCATGCGTTTCAACCTGTTCGCCGGTGGCAGCAACAAGGCCGACCTGGAATCCAAGGCCTATCAGTCCACCCAGGCGCTGGATATTCGTAACAACGCCCTGCGTGTTCTGAATGAAGAGCTAGGCTTGGCGTGGAACGCCTTGAACAACGCCAATGCGCAAGTGCCGATCGCCCAGCAATATGTCGATCGCAGCGCCAGCGTGCGTGAGGCGTATCAGAAGCAATTCAGTTTGGGCGAGCGCACTTTGCTCGACTTGCTCGATAGCGAGAATGAACTGTTCACCGCCTCGCGTCGTTTGGCGGAAATCAAGAACATTCAGTTATTTACTCAATATCGAATCAAGGCGACCATGGGCGAATTGCTCAAGAGCCAGGGAGTGGTCGCACCCATGGCTTCCGTCGTGCAGAACGATGTGAAGCCCAAGGTCCAACTGCCTGGGATGAATTGA
- a CDS encoding ABC transporter ATP-binding protein — MNAPLQGHTASNPTTAAQALLAVDQVSLEYRTPQRVVRATHQVSFEIDPADRFVLLGPSGCGKSTLLKAVAGFIQPCEGEIRLQGQRVSQPGPDRIVVFQEFDQLPPWKTVKQNVMFPLLASNTLNRREAEERALHYLDKVGLAAFADAYPHTLSGGMKARVAIARALAMQPKILLMDEPFAALDALTRRKMQEELLLLWEEVRFTLLFVTHSIEEALVVGNRILLLSPHPGRVRAEIHSHQYDLQSLGGVAFQQTARRIHRLLFDEGQSPETERELDFTDIRIAY, encoded by the coding sequence ATGAACGCCCCCTTGCAAGGCCACACGGCCAGCAACCCGACCACGGCAGCCCAGGCGCTGCTGGCGGTCGACCAGGTCAGCCTGGAATACCGCACCCCGCAGCGCGTGGTGCGGGCCACCCACCAGGTCAGTTTCGAAATTGATCCCGCCGACCGTTTCGTCCTGCTTGGGCCCTCGGGCTGCGGCAAGTCGACCCTGCTCAAGGCGGTCGCCGGCTTCATCCAGCCCTGCGAGGGCGAGATTCGCCTGCAAGGGCAACGGGTCAGCCAGCCGGGGCCGGACCGGATCGTGGTGTTCCAGGAGTTCGACCAACTGCCGCCGTGGAAAACCGTGAAGCAGAACGTGATGTTCCCGCTGCTGGCGTCGAACACCCTCAACCGTCGCGAGGCCGAGGAGCGGGCGCTGCACTACCTGGACAAGGTCGGCCTGGCGGCGTTTGCCGACGCTTACCCGCACACCCTGTCCGGCGGCATGAAGGCGCGGGTGGCCATCGCGCGCGCCCTGGCGATGCAGCCGAAGATCCTGCTGATGGACGAACCCTTCGCCGCCCTCGATGCCCTGACCCGGCGCAAGATGCAGGAGGAGTTGCTGCTGCTCTGGGAAGAGGTGCGCTTCACCCTGCTGTTCGTCACCCACTCCATCGAGGAGGCGCTGGTAGTGGGCAATCGCATCCTGCTGCTGTCGCCCCATCCGGGGCGGGTGCGGGCGGAAATCCACAGCCATCAGTACGACCTGCAAAGCCTCGGCGGCGTGGCATTCCAGCAGACGGCGCGGCGTATCCACCGGCTGCTGTTCGACGAAGGCCAGTCGCCGGAAACCGAGCGCGAGCTGGATTTCACCGATATCCGTATCGCTTATTGA
- a CDS encoding type I secretion system permease/ATPase, with amino-acid sequence MESEVSRVQLSHDPRGMHDDPLLDALLTLCSLHQKPASAAMLTTGLPLPSQRLSAELLPRAAARAGLQGRLLRRKLEQIPAIAMPAMLLLKDGRSAVLLGWQGEDKARLLLSESDGGEVSVSRQMLADDYSGQVFFAQPQHKFDVNHGSLIPRARSWFRDTLKRSRWLYADAIAASLLINVIAMAAPLFVMNVYDRVVPNQAAATLWVLAIGITGAYLFDLILKSLRSLCLDLAGKKTDLIISATLFERIVGMAMKYRPARVGSFAQNIHEFQSLRDFLASLTLTSLIDLPFTLLIFLVIAILGGHLVWIPVLAFPIALGIGYALQKPLIATMEKTMALGAERQSSLIETLAGLDAVKVNNAESERQYQWEQTIGTLGRLELRVKMLSSLAMNITLLIQQLAGVIMIVFGVYQIIDGNLSMGGLIACYMLSGRALSPLASLSGLLTRYQQARVTMTSVDQMMELPQERNFDERPLSRNVLQGAIECRQLNFTYPGQQNPALKNINLVVKPGEKIGIIGRSGSGKSSLAKLLVGLYAPDSGALLVDGVDIRQIDVSELRHNIGYVAQDIQLLAGTLRDNLTSGARYVEDELVLQAAELAGVHEFARLHPQGYELQVGERGQNLSGGQRQNVALARALLLNPPILLLDEPTSAMDNTGEERLKQRLQAVVEAKTVVLVTHRASLLSLVDRLLVIDRGQILADGPKAVVMEALKKGQISVA; translated from the coding sequence GTGGAATCAGAAGTCAGTCGAGTGCAACTTAGCCATGATCCACGCGGCATGCATGACGACCCGCTGCTGGATGCCCTGCTAACCCTGTGCTCCTTGCACCAGAAGCCGGCCAGCGCGGCCATGCTGACCACCGGCCTGCCTTTACCCTCCCAGCGCCTGAGCGCCGAGCTGCTGCCGCGCGCCGCGGCTCGCGCCGGCCTGCAGGGGCGTTTGCTGCGGCGCAAGCTGGAGCAGATTCCTGCCATCGCCATGCCGGCCATGCTCTTGCTCAAGGACGGCCGCAGCGCCGTCCTGCTCGGCTGGCAGGGCGAAGACAAGGCCCGCCTGCTGCTCAGCGAGAGCGATGGCGGCGAGGTCAGCGTCAGCCGCCAGATGCTGGCCGACGATTACAGCGGGCAAGTGTTCTTCGCCCAGCCCCAACACAAATTCGACGTCAACCACGGCTCGCTGATTCCTCGCGCCCGCTCTTGGTTCCGCGACACCTTGAAGCGCTCGCGCTGGCTGTACGCCGACGCCATCGCCGCCAGCCTGCTGATCAACGTCATTGCCATGGCCGCGCCGCTGTTCGTGATGAACGTTTACGACCGCGTGGTCCCCAACCAGGCCGCCGCCACCCTGTGGGTGCTGGCCATCGGCATCACTGGCGCCTACCTGTTCGACCTGATTCTCAAGAGCCTGCGCAGCCTGTGCCTGGACCTGGCCGGCAAGAAGACCGACCTGATCATCTCGGCCACGCTGTTCGAGCGCATCGTCGGCATGGCCATGAAGTACCGGCCGGCGCGGGTCGGCAGCTTTGCCCAGAACATCCACGAGTTCCAGAGCCTGCGCGACTTCCTCGCCTCGCTGACCCTCACCAGCCTGATCGACCTGCCATTCACCCTGCTGATTTTCCTGGTGATCGCCATCCTCGGCGGGCACCTGGTGTGGATTCCGGTGCTGGCCTTCCCGATTGCCCTGGGCATCGGCTACGCCCTGCAGAAACCGCTGATCGCCACCATGGAAAAAACCATGGCCCTGGGCGCCGAGCGCCAGTCGAGCCTGATCGAGACCCTGGCCGGGCTGGACGCGGTGAAGGTCAACAACGCCGAAAGCGAACGCCAGTACCAGTGGGAACAGACCATCGGCACCCTGGGCCGCCTCGAGCTGCGGGTGAAGATGCTCTCCAGCCTGGCGATGAACATCACCCTGCTGATCCAGCAACTGGCCGGGGTGATCATGATCGTCTTCGGCGTGTACCAGATCATCGACGGCAACCTGAGCATGGGCGGGCTGATCGCCTGCTACATGCTCAGCGGCCGCGCCCTCAGCCCGCTGGCCTCGTTGTCCGGCCTGCTGACCCGCTACCAGCAGGCGCGGGTGACCATGACCTCGGTCGACCAGATGATGGAGCTGCCCCAGGAGCGCAACTTCGACGAGCGCCCCCTGAGCCGCAACGTGCTGCAGGGCGCCATCGAATGCCGGCAGCTGAATTTCACCTACCCGGGGCAGCAGAACCCGGCGCTGAAGAACATCAACCTGGTGGTCAAGCCGGGCGAGAAGATCGGCATCATCGGTCGCAGCGGCTCGGGCAAGAGCTCCCTGGCCAAGCTGCTGGTGGGCCTGTATGCCCCGGACTCCGGCGCCTTGCTGGTGGACGGCGTGGACATCCGGCAGATCGACGTCAGCGAATTGCGCCACAACATCGGTTATGTGGCCCAGGACATCCAGCTGCTGGCCGGCACCCTGCGTGACAACCTGACCTCCGGCGCCCGTTACGTCGAAGACGAGCTGGTGCTGCAGGCCGCCGAACTGGCCGGCGTCCACGAGTTCGCCCGCCTGCACCCGCAGGGCTACGAGCTGCAGGTCGGCGAGCGCGGGCAGAACCTCTCCGGCGGCCAGCGGCAGAACGTCGCCCTGGCCCGGGCCCTGCTGCTCAACCCGCCGATCCTGCTGCTCGACGAACCGACCAGCGCCATGGACAACACGGGTGAAGAACGCTTGAAACAACGCCTGCAAGCCGTGGTGGAAGCCAAGACCGTGGTGCTGGTCACCCACCGTGCCTCGCTGCTGTCGCTGGTGGATCGCCTGCTGGTGATCGACCGCGGGCAGATCCTCGCCGACGGGCCGAAAGCAGTCGTGATGGAAGCGTTGAAGAAGGGGCAGATCAGTGTTGCTTAA
- a CDS encoding ABC transporter substrate-binding protein — MSQPTQRLPRLGKLAAAIGLGFSLLAAGLVAPTAAHAEGEIRIAEQFGIVYLLLNVVRDQNLIEKHGKEEGIDIKVDWTQLSGGAAVNDALLSGSIDIAGAGVGPLLTIWDRTHGKQNVKAVASLGNFPYYLVSNNPKVKTIADFTEKDRIAVPAVGVSVQSRFLQYAAAKQWGDKEFNRLDKYTIAVPHPDATAALIAGGTELTGHFSNPPFQDQALANPNVHVVLNTYDLLGPNSPTVLFATEKFRTENPKTYKAFVEALAEAADFAQKDKGAAADTYIRVTKAKIDREALLKIIDNPQFEFTVTPKNTYPLAEFLYRVGAIKNKPQSWKDYFFQDTTPLQGS, encoded by the coding sequence ATGTCCCAACCTACTCAACGCCTCCCGCGCCTGGGCAAACTGGCGGCCGCCATCGGCCTGGGCTTCAGCCTGCTGGCCGCTGGCCTGGTCGCGCCGACGGCGGCCCATGCCGAAGGCGAGATCCGCATCGCCGAACAGTTCGGCATCGTCTATCTGCTGCTCAACGTGGTGCGCGACCAGAATCTGATCGAAAAACACGGCAAGGAAGAAGGCATCGACATCAAGGTCGACTGGACCCAGCTGTCCGGTGGCGCGGCGGTCAACGACGCCTTGCTCTCCGGCTCCATCGACATTGCCGGGGCCGGCGTCGGCCCGCTGCTGACCATCTGGGACCGCACCCACGGCAAGCAGAACGTCAAGGCGGTGGCGTCGCTGGGCAACTTCCCTTACTACCTGGTGAGCAACAATCCCAAGGTCAAGACCATCGCCGACTTCACCGAGAAGGACCGCATCGCGGTGCCGGCGGTGGGGGTTTCCGTGCAGTCGCGGTTCCTGCAGTACGCGGCGGCCAAGCAATGGGGCGACAAGGAATTCAATCGCCTGGACAAGTACACCATCGCCGTTCCGCACCCGGACGCCACGGCGGCACTGATCGCCGGCGGCACCGAGCTGACCGGGCACTTCTCCAACCCGCCGTTCCAGGACCAGGCGCTGGCCAACCCGAATGTGCACGTGGTGCTCAACACCTACGACCTGCTGGGCCCGAACTCACCGACCGTGCTGTTCGCCACCGAGAAATTTCGTACCGAAAACCCGAAAACCTACAAGGCCTTCGTCGAGGCGCTGGCCGAGGCCGCCGACTTCGCCCAGAAGGACAAGGGCGCGGCGGCGGATACCTACATCCGCGTGACCAAGGCCAAGATCGACCGCGAAGCCTTGCTGAAGATCATCGACAACCCGCAGTTCGAGTTCACCGTCACCCCGAAAAACACCTACCCGCTGGCTGAATTCCTCTACCGCGTGGGCGCGATCAAGAACAAGCCGCAATCGTGGAAGGACTACTTCTTCCAGGACACCACGCCGCTGCAAGGGAGCTGA